A window of Rhododendron vialii isolate Sample 1 chromosome 11a, ASM3025357v1 genomic DNA:
ATAAACGAGGACAAATGGACCAAGCACAAATCCTAATGTCCGATGCCGTTTCCAAATTACAGCTTCAAGAACGCAACCTGGCTCTCTTCTACTGCAATTTGATCGACTCTCACTCCAAACACAGATCGAAACCGGGGCTTTTCGATTCCTATACACGTCTCAAGCTGCTGATGAGTAGTTCAAGCTCTTTATATGTGAAACGTCGCGCATTTGAAGCAATGATGAGTGGATTGTGTGCGATGGACCTACCTTTTGAAGCTGAGAATTTGATGGAAGAAATGAGAGATTTAGCACTCAAGCCATCTGTGTTTGAGTTTAGGTCTGTGATATACGCATATGGAAGATTAGGTTTGTTGAATGATATGAAGAGGTGTTTGAATCTAATGGAGAGTGAGGGTTTGGGGTTAGATACAGTTTGCTCAAATATGATCCTAACGTCATTTGGAGCTCACGGCGAACTCTCAGAGATGGTTCTATGGCTCCGAAGGATTAGGAATTCAGGTGTTGGATTATCGATTCGAACTTATAACTCGGCATTGAAGTCGTGCCCGACAATCACAGAACTGCTTCAAGACCTCGAAGGTGTTCCCACTACTATCCAAGAGTTGATGGACAATTTACAAGGTGACGAGGGCTTGTTGGTCCAAGAGTTGATTGGATCAACGGTTTTGGAGGATACAATGGAGTGGAATTCGCTTGAAGGGAAGTTGGATTTGCATGGGATGCACTTGGGGTCTGCCTATTTGATTATGTTACAGTGGAGAGAGGAGCTCCGGTCAAGGTTTAAGGAAGGGAATTGCATTGTTCCGGCAGAGATTACAGTGGTTTGCGGGATGGGAAAGCACAGTGCTGTAAGGGGAGAGTCACCAATGAAGCGATTGGTCAAACAGATGATGATTTGGATGAAATGTCCAATGAGAATTGACCGGAACAATGTTGGATGTTTTGTTGCCAAGGGACGCGTGTTGAAAGACTGGTTAGGTTCATCTAACGCATTCTGCTAAGGCTTGTGAGAGTCGGGGAGAGTAATCCAATCATCGTGCCATAGTAGCTATCTCCATGTTTTACATGGGTCTTGTTAGAAAACTAGACAAGGAGCCTCGTTAGAAAATCTCTTGAACTGTTTGCTGCAGATGGAAATAGAGTCTGCAGCACTAGAGGAATTAATTGTAAACATTCTGTCATTTGCAAAACAGGAACCAACCTGATATTAGCATTATCTCCGCAACATAAACACATTAACCTAAACTAAAGGTATACCAAACGCATCTTTACATTGAACCTGGAATCAAAGTTGATCTCAAATGATCTTTTAGATAAACATGCAAAATTAAGTGTCCTGCAGACAAATTTCCAGTTTCCGCAGGGGAGCAGAGTAAGGAACCAAACTCGCCTAATGATCTCATTGTAATCTCTGCTCTAGCTTACATTAGTATAAGGAGCTTTCTGTTTGATGTAAACCACCTCAACAGTGCTTCAGAGTTCCTGAAGCATTGAATCTACCTCAAAAGGAAATAGGCTGGGATTTTCTGCTATATTTTTGGTTTCACATGTCTTCTGCTATTATTTTGCTGCCTACCACTTGGCAATGGCACCAAAATTACCCAGAAGCAGATGAATTGTTCAGATGTTAATGACAAAGGGCAGCGTGTAATACTCAAGTTCAAGTTTAACTACATTCTTTAACCAAAAGCTCTTTGCCCACGTCTGCATCTGTTGCGGCTCAAGCCATGGATTCATTCCGATGAACATTGAAATAGTCAACTCTCCCAGCAATCCTCCAATTAAACTGCACCGGaaagcaaaaaataatatatCAAATACggatcttttttttctttttttttaacagcaaaatacGGATCTTTACAGCAATCTCCAAGTTAGGCAAATTTTAGATAGCTGACAAGTGTGTCCTAGCCTTCCAACTCCTTTATTCCAGTTAATCCAACTGTGAGTATTTTAGATAGCTGACAATTGTGTCCTAGCCTTCCAACACCATTATTCCATTTAATCCAACTGTGAGTCTGAGTaattatgagatttttttttttggtaaataagtAATTATGAGATTAACCTTGATTCTACCATATTTACATGCAATACACCAAGTTGTTTAATCTTTATCACATATATTTTGGACACATGGAAACTTAATTGTACCACATTGGATAAGTGAAACAGAGCAGAATAGCTGCTGGTAATCTCTCAAGGAAATGACAAGCATTGATCCACTACTAGTGCAAGTTTCTTATTCACAGGAAATCTTGAcacccttaattttttttaattggtatTAAGTATTAACCAAGCAGTCTGGCTGAATATCCCAAGTCTTCACATAAAAGGTAACGAAATCCACTTTGATATTCTGCATATCTTTTAACTGACGTCTACGCACAATACAGTTGGCCTGTCATTGTCAACACTCCAATAAGTGGTCCTAATGTTGCTTGAACTAGGTGTGCACTGCAGCACTGTGCACTAAATGCACCATCACAAGTCTGGGATCAGCAACAGGGAGAAGTCGGTCAAACTAGGTAGAAGCTCTTTTCTTTGAGGTACATTCTCTCACGCAAAGTAAAGTTAAAAGGAAGATTGCTCTTTTCCTGGTGCAGATTGTACGTTCACCCGAACTGTAAATAATATATCAAATTCATGAAAGATACTCACCTGCCACTGGCAAGTAGTGTCTTGGAGAAAGAGACTTTCTTCTCTCTACCATGACTGCATTCATCGATGAGAAAATTGAGCTGTATCATCAATGACGAGCTTGGTAGCAAGAAAACATTTTATGATCTGGTGGCTGTACAATGTGGAGTATCATTGAGGTAAGCAAACAAATAGATATATAGAGACACCAAAACACAATTTCAGAGCCAACACTTTACCTAAGCTTTATTGCCAAAAAGACACTTGATGATGGCTTCGATATTGTCCTTCATAGGTCTCTAATCACATCACGTACCCTAATGCTCGAAAGTGAACGACAATGCCAAcagcaaaaagcaaaagaaccATGCATCAAAGAGTTTCCACCACCTGATAAAGCTTATTCACTTCTGTTTTCTTGTCCAACATCAAAAAGTTAAGTCGTTCCCATTCTTAGTGTACTAACCTGTAACAAGAAATATGGTACATTAATATAACCATCAAAAGACAAAATACAGCGGCTTCTAGTACATTCAAAAATGGTGAAAGGCTGAATCAAGTTTCAATAGGACTTGGGACGCTGTTAATGTTGAGGAAGCTGCTAGACTTTCGGCAAAATTAAATGTACGAGTATCTTATGGACAAATAGACACAAGGGGGAAGAAATACACCTTACACAAGTGCACCATTCCGAGGTATGAGAATGGCTCATAATCTCGATTTACCTTTGTTTTATGCCTTTGATGAGACAAATAAAGAGTCATTAGGATCCTATCACCTTATGTTCCATGGTGTTTTCCTATGAATTACATGGTTCCAAAACACCGGGAAAGATGTGTGAAACAACCGAACAGAAAGACATGACTCAACTAGGTATTCAGCTCTAATGGAACTTAGTTATCGAGGCCATATCTCAACAAGATGGAAACCAGTgacaacagaaaagaaaaaaacatggcATACCAAGCCCCGATGAATTCAGCAAACACGTCTTTAGTTTGCACCTCTTAAAACCAAGGCATCCACCATATATACATCTTTCCTAGGTTTTTGTGCGAAACTGCTTCTGCAATTAAGCGACGCGCCTGTCCTTCTACAGCGAGAGGCAGAGATGGTGCAGCTCCAACGCCAACAACAACTCCTTGCAGTCGTGCTTCGATATTACTGATGGCACGCTGCAATTTTCAGAGACAAAATTGTTGAGTCTTATGTCCTTACAAGATTTTGCCCACAAATTGATATTTTTGACTGAACTCAGAAAGACAAGATCAAATATGTGAAATGAATAAAGCATCACCAGAGTCGCCAAATCCATATTCTgagttcttttcttgtttttgataTTGATAATTTGATATGTCAAAAGGAAATCAATCAACTTAAACAGAAGCATAATCCTAAATATTTTAATTCTATGACTAAATGAAACTAGCTTAACATGAACTTACACTTGCAGTCATAACTGACCAGCCAAAATTAATTCCCTACTATGTAAAACTAAGATAACAGCAAAACGAGCCTGGAAAATGGAGTGCATAATGAAGTCCTGAGATTCGAAGAACAGCCCTTTTCTGCTAGTTGATTCACAAACTGGCTAGCTTCATATGATTTTGTAGAACAGTTTGCAGCCAAAATTACACATTCTATGCATAAAGTTGTCTTGGCAAAGTTCTTGTAAATGCCATTGCATGGGCAAGTCATAATTGATTCGACAACTATAGTTTTGCTTAAAAAAGATTTGGCAGTCACATCTAAGTCACCAACTGATTTCAACTTCTCAGACTTCGAAATTGACCAAGGTTAAGAAACAACTTTGAAAGCGTCGATAAAATAGACGAAAAAGAGAACAATGAAGATTCTAACCTGGGCATGGGGATTCTGAACTTCTACTCCACTGGACTTGTGAGATTTAGTCCATTCCACAAGTGGAtcatggataaaagtttccagGACACTCACTAGAGTCTCCCTATGGGCCCTGAGTACAGAAAGTGTGATCTCACAAACCCTCAGAAAAATACCCTCATATCCAGTAATGCCCAATCCATCAATCACATTCTGTAGATCCAATCAGAGAATTCAATTGAAGAAATTAGCTGTCATGCAGAACAGAAGAGTTTAAATTAATTGCCAAGAATGCACTTGATTGAGGTGAGAATACCGCATTTTTACAAACTCAGTATTTTGTTTGGTGCAATCATGAATTCTAAACTTCATTGGCAATACATGCGTACAGAGTTCATCAGAAAAATGATCACAACTTGGCCTCTGGACAACAGCTAAAATTTGGCCATAATGTGCAGGTCATATAACTATGTGCTTTTCTTACCTGGGTTAGCCTGAAAGGCACCAGCTCAGGTTTCTCCAACTGCAAACCTTTGTCAAATAAGCAACTGAAATCAACATGAATACAGTCCCCTGTGGTAGAATCGAAAAGAATATTTTCCCCGTGCCTATCTCCAAGGCCCACAATGTGCCCAACCATTGACCAAACTGCAGCAGTGTGTGAATATGCAACTCGAGCCCTGAACCAAGCAGCTGGTTCAGAAAATGtgttcaaaaaccatttgtgaAAAGCTGGAGGAAACATCGGAAGAATTTTGTTCTTCAGCATCTCATCTTCTGGCGTTTTCCCTTGGCATTGATCATAAATTCGCTTGATTTGCGGATTTGTCTTATTCCTGTCAAATTTCCCACAGCTTATATAAATGTCTTGAAGTATATGTCGGAGCCCACGAGTGTGGGGAACCCACTCAACCATACCACAGTCCTCCGTTAGGGGAATCACTGCAAAGGTGCGAATGTAAAGCTTCCTCCTGCGACTTTCTGGGCACTTGGACAATAAACGGTTTATCATAGCATTAAATTCCATCATGCGTGCATCTTTTCTGAGGTCATCCTTGGGTTTGCAAAGGAATGGACGTTCAATGCCATCGCTACCCAGAAGAACCACCTGTAAACAACAACGTATGGGACTTATGTTATGAAGATGATGCATAGGCAGCATAGTGAAAGCTTCAATGACCTCAAGGACAAACTATCAAGTGCATCTCTACCATGTCATAGAGGCAAAAAAAATAGACTCCTCCAAAGATTTGGCTGAACAAAGTCAACATGACCATAAAGTATAGAAAGATAGGGCCTATTCCAACTATCTGAATAGACAGATAGTACACATGAGCTTGCAAGGAGGTGCTTTCCACTTCTTTTAGGTTTGCAATGAGAAAATTTGGTTTCTCTACTTCATGATCCGTGGGTAAATCTTATCAAGGGCATATCTACCAGGGTAACCTGTCCAGCAGTTTGAGAAGGCAAGAGAACAAATATACTCTTGAACGAAAAGATGGTGATGGCTCTTCAACACCAATTTCCGGAACATTATAAATGTGATCATAACCGATCAAAAAATCTTGAACCAGATGGGAAAGCAATTAGAAATACTTGTGAAAACATGTTCAAGCAATCTGATTCGAACGACAGATCATACAAGAAGCTTACTTTCTTGGGTCGCTGAAGAGACGAAAGGATCTCAGCTTCATCAGCAATACCTGATATTGTCGGAAGGTCTGTGGCCGAGAAGATATCAGATCTAAGCGAGTCAGACAGATCCATATCATATGTGGGTAGATTTACCGTCAGGGACTGCTGGATGGGCATTATGATTTCCAGTGGCATCATCCTCTTCAATGCACTGAATTCAGTTGAGATGTTGATGGTCCTTGCCTTTGACTGACCAGCATGGAAGCACAACCTGATTAGATGATCAACCAGGGTAGCAAACTGAACAAACAAGTTATTTCCATTGTTTCCCTGACTTGACAATTTTCTCGCAGCTTGTATGATCTCCGCAGCAGCCTCTCTCCTTGAAGGTACTGTGGACTTTGAAACTGCCGCCATAATCCAGAGGGCTTGCTGTGGGTATTGCCGTAGAACAGAGGTGATAATGTGTTTGACCAAACGCACAATTTCGTCATTTTGGTGGCAAATTCTGGAAACTAACTGAGGAAGCACTGTTAACCACTGATATGTGGGCAGATCCTTTAAACACCCTCGCATGATGCCCATTacctgaaaagaaaggaaaaaacggCATTAATTGATAAATGGTGAAGAAGAGCAAAGTCACCCTTTTATTTTGGACAATATAAGATCGGGACACTAAGATCACCACCTTCACATGGACATTTTTCATATCTTTATTGGATGAACCACTTCTCTGATAAATgcttccaaaatcaaaccaaaggGTTAACAACCTTGGAAGGGCTTGAAAGAGATTCTTGTGGCCTCTATGAAGACCCTTCGCATAGTATAACAGTACATCAGGAAGGTAGGACCACCAATGCTTTTCCAAATTCGTAGAAACAACAGTCGCCGAAACAGATGGAACCCTGGGACCTAGATCAAAATTATCCTCCTGCCGTTTTCTGGTATCAACAAGCAGTTCATCACAATACTTAGCCACATAAAAGTATCCTTTCTCCCACTTGGGCTGGAGATCTCTCACCCTAGAATACAGACCGATGACATCTTCCTTCTGCCTCTGGCCAGTATAATGGATCCACCTCGAGTAGAGGAGGAGAGTTTTTGCAATATCCAGATTATCATTGAAGGCTGGAGTATCACAGAGTAAAGGAGGTGGGTTCAGTGGAACCACTGACAAGCTGGTGATAGATGACACGGCAGCAGAACCAATAACCTCCACTGGCATGTTCAGCAGATTTTGCTGCAGCTCTGCAATGGCACCATCTGATCTCCTAGTACTCCACAGAAGCTTAGCCTTTTCCATGTGAACATTAGGTGCCCCAGAAGCCTTGGCTTCTAGAATTGCTCGATTAGCTGTCTCGTAATGACCAGCCGATCGACAGAGTTTTGCATACTGCAGCCAGTAGTTCCCAACTCGAGCACCAAGACCACTGGCACCAAAAACCAGTCTCCGGAAAGCTAAGAGTGGCTCCCTCGTCCACAGAGATGGTTGTGTAAATCTGAGCCGATTTTCCCAATTGTCCGCCACTTTTGAGAATCCAGATTCACCCAAATGGAATGATTTCTCCAAGAAAGATTCACCGACAAGGAGACTATGGAAGTCTTCCAACTCCCTTAGCATGTGAAGCTTTACAACAAATGGGTAAGCCCGGATATAGGAGTCCATTCCAGCAGCAGCTAAAGGAGCAATCAGAGCTTGTTTTGAGAGTGCAATTCGTTCAGCAACTGAGAATTGATCTTTTTTCATCATTGCCTGCAGAATCTTTGCAACATCCATGTCAAAGGAAGCATTGCTCTCAGAACTGCTACAAAGTAAACCTTCTTCATCAGCTCCATTAAGGAACTCATCCATCAGGTTCCACCTGCCAAGCCTCCATGCAGCCTGAATACCTTGCATACACCATGTTTTCTTGTACTGAGGAACCCTAGAAATCAATCCATCTACATGAGTGACCATCGCCTGCAAATGGCACATGTTTAGCAGACAGTTGAGAACATCTGAATGCCTCTGAACTGAAGTGGGTTCCATCTGCAAAGCCTGTTCGCAAGAAGTCAAAACTTCTGCCCAATTTCCCGCTTTCTTGTTTATTAAGAGCTGGTCTTGCAAGCTTTTAGATTTGCGTAGACATGCCAAACCAGACAAACCATCAGGCTCATCCAAGCAGCTGTATATTTCCATTAGAAGTGAGacatcttcatcttcaaataTGCCACTCCTCGTAGCTGCAGGGTTAAAAGATCCCGACTTTTCCTGCACGTGAGACTCAAAGTACAACAAAGACCTCGCATAAGCCTGACACCTGAATGAGGCCCTAGAAAGGGTTACCTTAGGAATTGCAGCCAAAAGCTCTGAAACATATTTACACTGCATAAGGACTTGGTCTGAATTTactgaagtattcatattttgatcttttaaCTTGGAAGCTTGTTGCTTAGAATTTGATGATTGAAGAGACTGAGCAAGAGCAATCTCTTGCTCAACATCATCCACCCATTGGCCAAGATTATCAAGAAGAGTGAACACAGCCTGAATGCAAACTTCACTTTGCCGAGAATTGATTCCATGAATCGCAGCCACACTATTCTCTGATACTGCAGCATCAAGAACACTTAGGATCTCCTCCGTTATGCCACATCGTGCCTCCTCAGTGCCATGGCAGACAGCATCAAGGACCAAATATGGCAGCAGATATATTGCTGTTTGCATATCGTGACGCACTATCCCTCGGCAAGAATTGAAAATACTTGCACGGGAACCAGTTGCATGCACAGTCAACTTTCTTATCCAGAAATATATCCATCTTCTAAAAGACATGGAAGGCCGGTAAATAGGTCCAGCAGATGATGAATCTGCCACATTTGGAAGCTGAAATCTTGAGGTTAAACAAGGAGCAATTATCTCTTTCACATAGGTGGAGAAACGGTCCCACAACCTCTGACCCCTACCATTCATTCCACTGGTATTAGAATTGATCTTGATCCCAGGAGGAGGGACATTCAAAGGTTGTTTACACTTCAGTGTCTGTAACGCAGAAGCTGTATCATTTTCATCTAGTGATGCCTCACAACCCGCAATCTTCAGAAGCTCCTGTATAGCCAATGCTGCAGAGTCTTGGATAATGGTGTCAGGCGCAGCTCTAAAAGCCCTTGCCAGATGCTTGTGGATCAACTCGAATATCAAATCGTCATCTGAACAAGCAATTTTAAAGCGCTGGCTTGAAGCACCCTTTACTTTAGCAGGATCAACTGCACCAAGTGCTCCAAGGCAATCAGCACATACCAACTTCAGCCGCTGTCCCACTGAAGTTCTTGATTCTTCTGCACAACCTCTAAGCAAGGAAATAATCAAAGAACTCAAGACGTCCATATCCGAACCTACTTCCCCAGTGACAAAAGTAGTGACGTCCTCCCTTCTCAGGTTCAGCAATTTGCACAGCTCGCTACTCACCATGTACCTAACATTCAAATTCTCGTGATTTAGACCATCAACAATATCCCGCAATTGGTCTTTCAACGTTGTGGATCCACGTGCTTCTTCTATCACTTTGTTCACTCCTCTTAGGGCAGGAATATTGGGCAAAGGAGGGAACTCACAGATATGCTGCTTCAGGATATTCCTATTCTCAAAAACAAGTTCTTCTAAGATTTCCACAATTTTACTGAAATTTGAAGAATGCCTATCCCGCTCCAACAAGGGAATAAGAGCAGCAAAAACTTGAGATATTACATGTTTAGTACTAGAAGGTGCTAGCTTTACCAACTGCTTTATGAAAAAGTGTAAGACACAGAGACCCTCAGCCTGCAGTGGCTCTTTATCAATAACATACATGAGAAGAACCATGAGTTTAGGTACGTAAGTTCTAAGGTGGGAACCCATCATATTGATCAGCATCTCTATACGTTTTATGGCTTGTTTCTGCAATAACAGGTCCTCCGTGTGAATCAATTTTCTATCCATACTGTTAAGAAGACCAACAAAGTGATTCTTCAAAAATCCTGGAAGATCATCAGAATCAGTTAAAATTCTTGCAACTTCTTTTATCATCTGAGGCACCTTAGCTAACCTGCAAACACAAACTAAAAGCGCTTACTGACAAATGCCACAATTTTACAGATGTAATAGCAGTACCATGAAAATGAGCATATATTCTCAGCTAAAGAGACCCTAAATCAGAAGCCCAGACCAACCAATTGAGGCTTGAAAAAAAGTTGACATCCATGTGGACTTTGGCAACATCAATGTTCTAAATTAATGTAAATgtagagagcgagagagagagagagagagagagagagagagagagatgccatTGAATTGTTCAAAATGCATACATAGGGAAGCAAAGCCCCTCTTAGGAATGTTCAAGATCAGAATACCCAAGAAAATCCAAGACAAAGAGTGCTTTATTGGACTCCAACCAACCAACAATGTCTTTGTCAATAGACTCAATCCTTAGAATCTAAAGATTGGTGAAGAATTGTGCACCTTTTGTTAGTCTCATCCAAATCACCATCTACAAAGCACACAAGTTCATCTAATAGTGCAGGCAATGCAGCTGCAAAAATCTCTTGGTTGTTGGATCCAGTCTGCACATGGTAAAACTGCAAAGCCGAGAGCAAATCTTCACTATCAGCTTGATGAAGGGCAAACGCAAGCACCTTTGGTAGCCAAGTCACGATCAGTTGCACCATATCTGTGTTCAAGCACCTGGCAAACTCATATAAGGTGACAACTGCTTGATCATTACCCTGTTGGGTGACTACAAGCTTTGGAAGGACAACAGGAATCATTTTTTTGACAAGTTCTTCAGTTTCAACTCCAAGGACAGCCTCTGCAAACTCTCTGACCATTTGCAGACGGCTTGCAAGCCTATTGGACAGATAATCATACAACTCATTCCGAACATGAATAACT
This region includes:
- the LOC131308664 gene encoding serine/threonine-protein kinase ATR isoform X5, with the translated sequence MACFDFARIIGTVVDFEIVPTEKLIHSISTILSEDEEGLPVFRNTVYDSSMGGCLQALHSSCPDDVVKLTAANLVKVFPESMQRTKSSELKAALCNAYIRIAKSCPPHIWRPESLISLLCSSNACFALIDCLRMALSTIIPDAVEEETIENRKMNRSPPNPGGCESIRVGGKRPLQDQNTFQTKRQKFDKKVITLQADSLDEKMISCKVTTGVINEYGEYMLKSLFSFVEFLNPPGGKATLLSPEVSLTALSMLSIAVCIYTQTQLSRCIFGKMHGWIPWICEQVLLFSEHCSFTYSIHLTHVTNNYMLQASQGTALSFDLFIFMEAVHSVLLVECILPKENKLFRIMGDGADQLHLVLNLPWTHTLVDAEPHPPWKMKCLSVQILSKMGCIMESGINLKVLDFALQDEVDEVRTEAIISMPIFCLWSGLGIRTDLFKRLQFLEEEKSEQVKRVIPFSLGYLACICGSCNGIAGLCENECKLFLTKDTVKHNATVDLLSAGFWCSKCDSRVVHNQELYPMVVHLTDIQSAEFDIDDDFFRLQSLFFELLYDDSSEEVQVACVGIIHRILAHGTKDMLLRTRSEWIKCVDYLLLHRKRAVRVAFSTRIGSFLEEPMLNCLLLEEEESNKTKEQKLLDKIKHALAEADDPQIFETLLESTAEIMVSVDINSQVFLFSLILLVDQLDNPNLTVRLSASKLIRRSCYIHLKGGFELVLSKVIHVRNELYDYLSNRLASRLQMVREFAEAVLGVETEELVKKMIPVVLPKLVVTQQGNDQAVVTLYEFARCLNTDMVQLIVTWLPKVLAFALHQADSEDLLSALQFYHVQTGSNNQEIFAAALPALLDELVCFVDGDLDETNKRLAKVPQMIKEVARILTDSDDLPGFLKNHFVGLLNSMDRKLIHTEDLLLQKQAIKRIEMLINMMGSHLRTYVPKLMVLLMYVIDKEPLQAEGLCVLHFFIKQLVKLAPSSTKHVISQVFAALIPLLERDRHSSNFSKIVEILEELVFENRNILKQHICEFPPLPNIPALRGVNKVIEEARGSTTLKDQLRDIVDGLNHENLNVRYMVSSELCKLLNLRREDVTTFVTGEVGSDMDVLSSLIISLLRGCAEESRTSVGQRLKLVCADCLGALGAVDPAKVKGASSQRFKIACSDDDLIFELIHKHLARAFRAAPDTIIQDSAALAIQELLKIAGCEASLDENDTASALQTLKCKQPLNVPPPGIKINSNTSGMNGRGQRLWDRFSTYVKEIIAPCLTSRFQLPNVADSSSAGPIYRPSMSFRRWIYFWIRKLTVHATGSRASIFNSCRGIVRHDMQTAIYLLPYLVLDAVCHGTEEARCGITEEILSVLDAAVSENSVAAIHGINSRQSEVCIQAVFTLLDNLGQWVDDVEQEIALAQSLQSSNSKQQASKLKDQNMNTSVNSDQVLMQCKYVSELLAAIPKVTLSRASFRCQAYARSLLYFESHVQEKSGSFNPAATRSGIFEDEDVSLLMEIYSCLDEPDGLSGLACLRKSKSLQDQLLINKKAGNWAEVLTSCEQALQMEPTSVQRHSDVLNCLLNMCHLQAMVTHVDGLISRVPQYKKTWCMQGIQAAWRLGRWNLMDEFLNGADEEGLLCSSSESNASFDMDVAKILQAMMKKDQFSVAERIALSKQALIAPLAAAGMDSYIRAYPFVVKLHMLRELEDFHSLLVGESFLEKSFHLGESGFSKVADNWENRLRFTQPSLWTREPLLAFRRLVFGASGLGARVGNYWLQYAKLCRSAGHYETANRAILEAKASGAPNVHMEKAKLLWSTRRSDGAIAELQQNLLNMPVEVIGSAAVSSITSLSVVPLNPPPLLCDTPAFNDNLDIAKTLLLYSRWIHYTGQRQKEDVIGLYSRVRDLQPKWEKGYFYVAKYCDELLVDTRKRQEDNFDLGPRVPSVSATVVSTNLEKHWWSYLPDVLLYYAKGLHRGHKNLFQALPRLLTLWFDFGSIYQRSGSSNKDMKNVHVKVMGIMRGCLKDLPTYQWLTVLPQLVSRICHQNDEIVRLVKHIITSVLRQYPQQALWIMAAVSKSTVPSRREAAAEIIQAARKLSSQGNNGNNLFVQFATLVDHLIRLCFHAGQSKARTINISTEFSALKRMMPLEIIMPIQQSLTVNLPTYDMDLSDSLRSDIFSATDLPTISGIADEAEILSSLQRPKKVVLLGSDGIERPFLCKPKDDLRKDARMMEFNAMINRLLSKCPESRRRKLYIRTFAVIPLTEDCGMVEWVPHTRGLRHILQDIYISCGKFDRNKTNPQIKRIYDQCQGKTPEDEMLKNKILPMFPPAFHKWFLNTFSEPAAWFRARVAYSHTAAVWSMVGHIVGLGDRHGENILFDSTTGDCIHVDFSCLFDKGLQLEKPELVPFRLTQNVIDGLGITGYEGIFLRVCEITLSVLRAHRETLVSVLETFIHDPLVEWTKSHKSSGVEVQNPHAQRAISNIEARLQGVVVGVGAAPSLPLAVEGQARRLIAEAVSHKNLGKMYIWWMPWF